One part of the Pseudopipra pipra isolate bDixPip1 chromosome 3, bDixPip1.hap1, whole genome shotgun sequence genome encodes these proteins:
- the RHOU gene encoding rho-related GTP-binding protein RhoU gives MPPQQEGEAGYISKPVPPGGCEVPPVPPRRVRSGRAAAALGAALGGRCRAAGSGAAAVAGTGTGAGSEPRRSIKCVLVGDGAVGKTSLVVSYTTNGYPTEYIPTAFDNFSAVVSVDGKPVRLQLCDTAGQDEFDKLRPLCYTNTDIFLLCFSVVSPSSFQNVSEKWVPEIRCHCPKAPIILVGTQSDLREDVKVLIELDKCKEKPVSEEAAKLCAEEIKAASYIECSALTQKNLKEVFDAAIVAGIQYSDTQQQPKKSKCRTPDKMKNLSKSWWKKYCCFV, from the exons ATGCCGCCGCAGCAGGAGGGCGAGGCGGGGTACATCAGCAAGCCGGTGCCGCCGGGCGGCTGTGAGGTGCCGCCCGTGCCCCCGCGGAGGGTGCGCAGCGGACGGGCGGCCGCGgcgctgggagcggcgctgggcGGCCGCTGCCGGGCGGCGGGGTCCGGGGCCGCGGCCGTGGCCGGAACCGGGACCGGAGCGGGGTCTGAACCGCGGCGGAGCATCAAGTGCGTGCTGGTGGGGGACGGCGCGGTGGGCAAGACCAGCCTGGTGGTGAGCTACACCACCAACGGGTACCCCACCGAGTACATCCCCACTGCCTTCGACAACTTCTCCG CTGTCGTGTCTGTCGATGGGAAGCCAGTGAGACTTCAGCTCTGTGACACAGCTGGTCAG GATGAATTTGACAAGCTCAGGCCTCTGTGCTACACCAACACGGACATCTTCTTGCTGTGCTTCAGTGTGGTGAGCCCTTCGTCCTTCCAGAATGTGAGTGAGAAGTGGGTTCCTGAAATTCGATGCCACTGCCCCAAGGCACCCATAATCCTGGTTGGGACACAGTCGGACCTCCGGGAGGATGTCAAAGTCCTCATTGAGCTGGACAAGTGCAAAGAAAAGCCAGTCTCGGAGGAGGCTGCGAAGCTCTGTGCCGAGGAAATAAAAGCTGCGTCCTACATTGAGTGCTCTGCTTTGACTCAGAAAAACCTCAAGGAGGTCTTTGATGCAGCCATCGTGGCTGGTATTCAGTACTCGGATACCCAGCAGCAACCAAAGAAATCCAAGTGTAGGACTCCAGATAAGATGAAAAACCTCTCCAAATCCTGGTGGAAAAAATACTGCTGTTTTGTATAG